One genomic region from Manis pentadactyla isolate mManPen7 chromosome 12, mManPen7.hap1, whole genome shotgun sequence encodes:
- the LOC118916210 gene encoding zinc finger protein 709-like isoform X7, translating to MSFEDVAINFSLEEWALLDSSQKKLYRDVMRETLRNLASVGKKWEDCNIEDQYKEQGRNLRSRIVERLCENKESSQHGENFSQIPNHNLNKKTSEVVKPWECNMCGKAFMRHSSLNRHKRSHTLPKPYKYQEYGTKPYNCKECGKAFSYLQPFQKHERNHSIEKSYKCKECGKSFRYRQSVRKHERTHTGEKPYQCKQCGKAFRYHQTFQTHERTHTGEKPYECKLCGKALSCPSSFRSHERTHTGEKPYECKKCSKAFSCPSSLRKHERTHTGEKPYDCKECGKAFISLGSFQRHMITHTGVGPYKCKECGKAFNCPSSYRIHERSHTGEKPYECKQCGRAFSCSSSFRTHERTHTGEKPYQCKECGKAFHWLTTFQVHVRTHTGEKPYICKQCGKALSCPTSFRRHERTHTAEKPYECKQCGKTFSSPLGLQIHGRTHTGEKPYKCEECGKAFVSLTSFRRHMMTHTGDGPYKCKECGKAFNCPSAFRIHERTHTGEKPYECKICGKAFSCSSYVQVHERTHTGEKPYECKECGKAFIYRTTFRGHMRMHTGEKPYICKDCGKAFSRPSSFRSHERIHTGEKLLEYNKTLTEETCNQTKKKKKNWRWLSWNALRQYG from the exons ATGAGTTTTGAAGATGTAGCTATAAACTTCAGCCTGGAGGAGTGGGCACTGCTGGAttcttctcagaagaaactttacAGAGATGTGATGCGGGAAACATTGAGGAACCTGGCCTCAGTAG ggaaaaaatgGGAAGACTGTAACATTGAAGATCAGTACAAAGAGCAGGGAAGAAATCTAAG aagTCGTATAGTAGAGAGACTCtgtgaaaataaagaaagtagtCAACATGGAGAAAACTTCAGCCAGATTCCAAATCATAATTTAAACAAGAAAACTTCTGAAGTAGTAAAACCATGGGAGTGCAATATGTGTGGAAAAGCCTTCATGCGGCATTCGTCCCTTAATAGGCACAAAAGATCTCACACTCTGCCCAAACCATACAAGTATCAGGAATATGGAACGAAGCCTTATAATTGTaaggaatgtggaaaagccttcagtTATCTCCAGCCTTTTCAAAAACATGAAAGAAATCACAGTATAGAGAAATCCTacaaatgtaaggaatgtgggaaatCTTTTAGGTATCGCCAATCTGTTAGAAAACATGAAAGgactcacactggagagaaaccctatcaGTGTAAACAATGTGGAAAAGCCTTTAGATATCATCAAACTTTTCAAACACATGAAAGAACTCACACAGGAGAGAAGCCCTATGAGTGTAAGCTATGTGGTAAAGCCCTCAGTTGTCCCAGTTCCTTTCGAAGTCATGAAAGAACTCACACTGGAGAAAAACCGTATGAgtgtaaaaagtgcagtaaagcCTTCAGTTGCCCCAGTTCTCTTCGAAAACATGAAAGaactcatactggagagaaaccctatgactgtaaagaatgtgggaaagccttcattTCTCTCGGAAGCTTTCAAAGACATATGATAACGCACACTGGAGTTGGACCTTacaaatgtaaggaatgtgggaaggcATTCAATTGTCCCAGTTCATATCGAATACATGAAAGATCTCACACTGGAgaaaaaccctatgaatgtaagcAATGTGGTAGAGCCTTTAGTTGTTCCAGTTCCTTTCGAACACATGAAAGAACTCACACTGGAGAAAAACCCTAccaatgtaaggaatgtggaaaagccttccATTGGCTCACCACTTTTCAAGTCCATGTGCGaactcacactggagagaaaccctatatATGCAAGCAGTGTGGTAAAGCCCTCAGTTGTCCCACTTCTTTTCGAAGACATGAAAGGACTCACACTGctgagaaaccctatgaatgtaaacAGTGTGGGAAAACCTTCAGTTCTCCCCTAGGTTTGCAAATACATGGAAGaactcacactggagagaaaccctacaAATGTGAGGAATGTGGGAAAGCATTCGTTTCTCTCACCAGTTTCCGAAGACACATGATGACACACACTGGAGATGGACCTTataaatgtaaggaatgtgggaaagcaTTTAATTGTCCCAGTGCATTTCGAATACATGAAAGAACTCACACAggggagaaaccctatgaatgtaaaaTATGTGGTAAAGCCTTCAGTTGTTCCAGTTATGTTCAAGTACATGAAAGAACTCATACTggggagaaaccctatgaatgtaaggagtgtgggaaagccttcattTATCGCACAACCTTTCGAGGACACATGAGAATGCACACTGGAGAGAAGCCCTATATATGTAAAGATTGTGGGAAAGCCTTTAGTCGACCCAGTTCATTTAGAAGCCATGAAAgaattcacactggagagaaacttCTTGAAT ATAATAAGACTTTAACAGAAGAGACCtgtaatcagacaaaaaaaaaaaaaaaaaattggagatgGCTGTCCTGGAATGCATTACGTCAGTATGGGTAA
- the LOC118916210 gene encoding zinc finger protein 709-like isoform X3 has translation MFRNQTEYFFLLGKRASRFEMGYLRFQVDFTFQDSMSFEDVAINFSLEEWALLDSSQKKLYRDVMRETLRNLASVGKKWEDCNIEDQYKEQGRNLRSRIVERLCENKESSQHGENFSQIPNHNLNKKTSEVVKPWECNMCGKAFMRHSSLNRHKRSHTLPKPYKYQEYGTKPYNCKECGKAFSYLQPFQKHERNHSIEKSYKCKECGKSFRYRQSVRKHERTHTGEKPYQCKQCGKAFRYHQTFQTHERTHTGEKPYECKLCGKALSCPSSFRSHERTHTGEKPYECKKCSKAFSCPSSLRKHERTHTGEKPYDCKECGKAFISLGSFQRHMITHTGVGPYKCKECGKAFNCPSSYRIHERSHTGEKPYECKQCGRAFSCSSSFRTHERTHTGEKPYQCKECGKAFHWLTTFQVHVRTHTGEKPYICKQCGKALSCPTSFRRHERTHTAEKPYECKQCGKTFSSPLGLQIHGRTHTGEKPYKCEECGKAFVSLTSFRRHMMTHTGDGPYKCKECGKAFNCPSAFRIHERTHTGEKPYECKICGKAFSCSSYVQVHERTHTGEKPYECKECGKAFIYRTTFRGHMRMHTGEKPYICKDCGKAFSRPSSFRSHERIHTGEKLLEYNKTLTEETCNQTKKKKKNWRWLSWNALRQYG, from the exons gATTCAATGAGTTTTGAAGATGTAGCTATAAACTTCAGCCTGGAGGAGTGGGCACTGCTGGAttcttctcagaagaaactttacAGAGATGTGATGCGGGAAACATTGAGGAACCTGGCCTCAGTAG ggaaaaaatgGGAAGACTGTAACATTGAAGATCAGTACAAAGAGCAGGGAAGAAATCTAAG aagTCGTATAGTAGAGAGACTCtgtgaaaataaagaaagtagtCAACATGGAGAAAACTTCAGCCAGATTCCAAATCATAATTTAAACAAGAAAACTTCTGAAGTAGTAAAACCATGGGAGTGCAATATGTGTGGAAAAGCCTTCATGCGGCATTCGTCCCTTAATAGGCACAAAAGATCTCACACTCTGCCCAAACCATACAAGTATCAGGAATATGGAACGAAGCCTTATAATTGTaaggaatgtggaaaagccttcagtTATCTCCAGCCTTTTCAAAAACATGAAAGAAATCACAGTATAGAGAAATCCTacaaatgtaaggaatgtgggaaatCTTTTAGGTATCGCCAATCTGTTAGAAAACATGAAAGgactcacactggagagaaaccctatcaGTGTAAACAATGTGGAAAAGCCTTTAGATATCATCAAACTTTTCAAACACATGAAAGAACTCACACAGGAGAGAAGCCCTATGAGTGTAAGCTATGTGGTAAAGCCCTCAGTTGTCCCAGTTCCTTTCGAAGTCATGAAAGAACTCACACTGGAGAAAAACCGTATGAgtgtaaaaagtgcagtaaagcCTTCAGTTGCCCCAGTTCTCTTCGAAAACATGAAAGaactcatactggagagaaaccctatgactgtaaagaatgtgggaaagccttcattTCTCTCGGAAGCTTTCAAAGACATATGATAACGCACACTGGAGTTGGACCTTacaaatgtaaggaatgtgggaaggcATTCAATTGTCCCAGTTCATATCGAATACATGAAAGATCTCACACTGGAgaaaaaccctatgaatgtaagcAATGTGGTAGAGCCTTTAGTTGTTCCAGTTCCTTTCGAACACATGAAAGAACTCACACTGGAGAAAAACCCTAccaatgtaaggaatgtggaaaagccttccATTGGCTCACCACTTTTCAAGTCCATGTGCGaactcacactggagagaaaccctatatATGCAAGCAGTGTGGTAAAGCCCTCAGTTGTCCCACTTCTTTTCGAAGACATGAAAGGACTCACACTGctgagaaaccctatgaatgtaaacAGTGTGGGAAAACCTTCAGTTCTCCCCTAGGTTTGCAAATACATGGAAGaactcacactggagagaaaccctacaAATGTGAGGAATGTGGGAAAGCATTCGTTTCTCTCACCAGTTTCCGAAGACACATGATGACACACACTGGAGATGGACCTTataaatgtaaggaatgtgggaaagcaTTTAATTGTCCCAGTGCATTTCGAATACATGAAAGAACTCACACAggggagaaaccctatgaatgtaaaaTATGTGGTAAAGCCTTCAGTTGTTCCAGTTATGTTCAAGTACATGAAAGAACTCATACTggggagaaaccctatgaatgtaaggagtgtgggaaagccttcattTATCGCACAACCTTTCGAGGACACATGAGAATGCACACTGGAGAGAAGCCCTATATATGTAAAGATTGTGGGAAAGCCTTTAGTCGACCCAGTTCATTTAGAAGCCATGAAAgaattcacactggagagaaacttCTTGAAT ATAATAAGACTTTAACAGAAGAGACCtgtaatcagacaaaaaaaaaaaaaaaaaattggagatgGCTGTCCTGGAATGCATTACGTCAGTATGGGTAA
- the LOC118916210 gene encoding zinc finger protein 709-like isoform X4, whose product MCASNFVSATDPVAQHRKDSMSFEDVAINFSLEEWALLDSSQKKLYRDVMRETLRNLASVGKKWEDCNIEDQYKEQGRNLRSRIVERLCENKESSQHGENFSQIPNHNLNKKTSEVVKPWECNMCGKAFMRHSSLNRHKRSHTLPKPYKYQEYGTKPYNCKECGKAFSYLQPFQKHERNHSIEKSYKCKECGKSFRYRQSVRKHERTHTGEKPYQCKQCGKAFRYHQTFQTHERTHTGEKPYECKLCGKALSCPSSFRSHERTHTGEKPYECKKCSKAFSCPSSLRKHERTHTGEKPYDCKECGKAFISLGSFQRHMITHTGVGPYKCKECGKAFNCPSSYRIHERSHTGEKPYECKQCGRAFSCSSSFRTHERTHTGEKPYQCKECGKAFHWLTTFQVHVRTHTGEKPYICKQCGKALSCPTSFRRHERTHTAEKPYECKQCGKTFSSPLGLQIHGRTHTGEKPYKCEECGKAFVSLTSFRRHMMTHTGDGPYKCKECGKAFNCPSAFRIHERTHTGEKPYECKICGKAFSCSSYVQVHERTHTGEKPYECKECGKAFIYRTTFRGHMRMHTGEKPYICKDCGKAFSRPSSFRSHERIHTGEKLLEYNKTLTEETCNQTKKKKKNWRWLSWNALRQYG is encoded by the exons gATTCAATGAGTTTTGAAGATGTAGCTATAAACTTCAGCCTGGAGGAGTGGGCACTGCTGGAttcttctcagaagaaactttacAGAGATGTGATGCGGGAAACATTGAGGAACCTGGCCTCAGTAG ggaaaaaatgGGAAGACTGTAACATTGAAGATCAGTACAAAGAGCAGGGAAGAAATCTAAG aagTCGTATAGTAGAGAGACTCtgtgaaaataaagaaagtagtCAACATGGAGAAAACTTCAGCCAGATTCCAAATCATAATTTAAACAAGAAAACTTCTGAAGTAGTAAAACCATGGGAGTGCAATATGTGTGGAAAAGCCTTCATGCGGCATTCGTCCCTTAATAGGCACAAAAGATCTCACACTCTGCCCAAACCATACAAGTATCAGGAATATGGAACGAAGCCTTATAATTGTaaggaatgtggaaaagccttcagtTATCTCCAGCCTTTTCAAAAACATGAAAGAAATCACAGTATAGAGAAATCCTacaaatgtaaggaatgtgggaaatCTTTTAGGTATCGCCAATCTGTTAGAAAACATGAAAGgactcacactggagagaaaccctatcaGTGTAAACAATGTGGAAAAGCCTTTAGATATCATCAAACTTTTCAAACACATGAAAGAACTCACACAGGAGAGAAGCCCTATGAGTGTAAGCTATGTGGTAAAGCCCTCAGTTGTCCCAGTTCCTTTCGAAGTCATGAAAGAACTCACACTGGAGAAAAACCGTATGAgtgtaaaaagtgcagtaaagcCTTCAGTTGCCCCAGTTCTCTTCGAAAACATGAAAGaactcatactggagagaaaccctatgactgtaaagaatgtgggaaagccttcattTCTCTCGGAAGCTTTCAAAGACATATGATAACGCACACTGGAGTTGGACCTTacaaatgtaaggaatgtgggaaggcATTCAATTGTCCCAGTTCATATCGAATACATGAAAGATCTCACACTGGAgaaaaaccctatgaatgtaagcAATGTGGTAGAGCCTTTAGTTGTTCCAGTTCCTTTCGAACACATGAAAGAACTCACACTGGAGAAAAACCCTAccaatgtaaggaatgtggaaaagccttccATTGGCTCACCACTTTTCAAGTCCATGTGCGaactcacactggagagaaaccctatatATGCAAGCAGTGTGGTAAAGCCCTCAGTTGTCCCACTTCTTTTCGAAGACATGAAAGGACTCACACTGctgagaaaccctatgaatgtaaacAGTGTGGGAAAACCTTCAGTTCTCCCCTAGGTTTGCAAATACATGGAAGaactcacactggagagaaaccctacaAATGTGAGGAATGTGGGAAAGCATTCGTTTCTCTCACCAGTTTCCGAAGACACATGATGACACACACTGGAGATGGACCTTataaatgtaaggaatgtgggaaagcaTTTAATTGTCCCAGTGCATTTCGAATACATGAAAGAACTCACACAggggagaaaccctatgaatgtaaaaTATGTGGTAAAGCCTTCAGTTGTTCCAGTTATGTTCAAGTACATGAAAGAACTCATACTggggagaaaccctatgaatgtaaggagtgtgggaaagccttcattTATCGCACAACCTTTCGAGGACACATGAGAATGCACACTGGAGAGAAGCCCTATATATGTAAAGATTGTGGGAAAGCCTTTAGTCGACCCAGTTCATTTAGAAGCCATGAAAgaattcacactggagagaaacttCTTGAAT ATAATAAGACTTTAACAGAAGAGACCtgtaatcagacaaaaaaaaaaaaaaaaaattggagatgGCTGTCCTGGAATGCATTACGTCAGTATGGGTAA
- the LOC118916210 gene encoding zinc finger protein 709-like isoform X2: MEPPPRPALRSSSSAASSLAPSYLLRSVQSGPRFRVEGDSDGSAGGKDSMSFEDVAINFSLEEWALLDSSQKKLYRDVMRETLRNLASVGKKWEDCNIEDQYKEQGRNLRSRIVERLCENKESSQHGENFSQIPNHNLNKKTSEVVKPWECNMCGKAFMRHSSLNRHKRSHTLPKPYKYQEYGTKPYNCKECGKAFSYLQPFQKHERNHSIEKSYKCKECGKSFRYRQSVRKHERTHTGEKPYQCKQCGKAFRYHQTFQTHERTHTGEKPYECKLCGKALSCPSSFRSHERTHTGEKPYECKKCSKAFSCPSSLRKHERTHTGEKPYDCKECGKAFISLGSFQRHMITHTGVGPYKCKECGKAFNCPSSYRIHERSHTGEKPYECKQCGRAFSCSSSFRTHERTHTGEKPYQCKECGKAFHWLTTFQVHVRTHTGEKPYICKQCGKALSCPTSFRRHERTHTAEKPYECKQCGKTFSSPLGLQIHGRTHTGEKPYKCEECGKAFVSLTSFRRHMMTHTGDGPYKCKECGKAFNCPSAFRIHERTHTGEKPYECKICGKAFSCSSYVQVHERTHTGEKPYECKECGKAFIYRTTFRGHMRMHTGEKPYICKDCGKAFSRPSSFRSHERIHTGEKLLEYNKTLTEETCNQTKKKKKNWRWLSWNALRQYG; this comes from the exons gATTCAATGAGTTTTGAAGATGTAGCTATAAACTTCAGCCTGGAGGAGTGGGCACTGCTGGAttcttctcagaagaaactttacAGAGATGTGATGCGGGAAACATTGAGGAACCTGGCCTCAGTAG ggaaaaaatgGGAAGACTGTAACATTGAAGATCAGTACAAAGAGCAGGGAAGAAATCTAAG aagTCGTATAGTAGAGAGACTCtgtgaaaataaagaaagtagtCAACATGGAGAAAACTTCAGCCAGATTCCAAATCATAATTTAAACAAGAAAACTTCTGAAGTAGTAAAACCATGGGAGTGCAATATGTGTGGAAAAGCCTTCATGCGGCATTCGTCCCTTAATAGGCACAAAAGATCTCACACTCTGCCCAAACCATACAAGTATCAGGAATATGGAACGAAGCCTTATAATTGTaaggaatgtggaaaagccttcagtTATCTCCAGCCTTTTCAAAAACATGAAAGAAATCACAGTATAGAGAAATCCTacaaatgtaaggaatgtgggaaatCTTTTAGGTATCGCCAATCTGTTAGAAAACATGAAAGgactcacactggagagaaaccctatcaGTGTAAACAATGTGGAAAAGCCTTTAGATATCATCAAACTTTTCAAACACATGAAAGAACTCACACAGGAGAGAAGCCCTATGAGTGTAAGCTATGTGGTAAAGCCCTCAGTTGTCCCAGTTCCTTTCGAAGTCATGAAAGAACTCACACTGGAGAAAAACCGTATGAgtgtaaaaagtgcagtaaagcCTTCAGTTGCCCCAGTTCTCTTCGAAAACATGAAAGaactcatactggagagaaaccctatgactgtaaagaatgtgggaaagccttcattTCTCTCGGAAGCTTTCAAAGACATATGATAACGCACACTGGAGTTGGACCTTacaaatgtaaggaatgtgggaaggcATTCAATTGTCCCAGTTCATATCGAATACATGAAAGATCTCACACTGGAgaaaaaccctatgaatgtaagcAATGTGGTAGAGCCTTTAGTTGTTCCAGTTCCTTTCGAACACATGAAAGAACTCACACTGGAGAAAAACCCTAccaatgtaaggaatgtggaaaagccttccATTGGCTCACCACTTTTCAAGTCCATGTGCGaactcacactggagagaaaccctatatATGCAAGCAGTGTGGTAAAGCCCTCAGTTGTCCCACTTCTTTTCGAAGACATGAAAGGACTCACACTGctgagaaaccctatgaatgtaaacAGTGTGGGAAAACCTTCAGTTCTCCCCTAGGTTTGCAAATACATGGAAGaactcacactggagagaaaccctacaAATGTGAGGAATGTGGGAAAGCATTCGTTTCTCTCACCAGTTTCCGAAGACACATGATGACACACACTGGAGATGGACCTTataaatgtaaggaatgtgggaaagcaTTTAATTGTCCCAGTGCATTTCGAATACATGAAAGAACTCACACAggggagaaaccctatgaatgtaaaaTATGTGGTAAAGCCTTCAGTTGTTCCAGTTATGTTCAAGTACATGAAAGAACTCATACTggggagaaaccctatgaatgtaaggagtgtgggaaagccttcattTATCGCACAACCTTTCGAGGACACATGAGAATGCACACTGGAGAGAAGCCCTATATATGTAAAGATTGTGGGAAAGCCTTTAGTCGACCCAGTTCATTTAGAAGCCATGAAAgaattcacactggagagaaacttCTTGAAT ATAATAAGACTTTAACAGAAGAGACCtgtaatcagacaaaaaaaaaaaaaaaaaattggagatgGCTGTCCTGGAATGCATTACGTCAGTATGGGTAA
- the LOC118916210 gene encoding zinc finger protein 709-like isoform X5, which produces MFMNFILKSLSGRLDSMSFEDVAINFSLEEWALLDSSQKKLYRDVMRETLRNLASVGKKWEDCNIEDQYKEQGRNLRSRIVERLCENKESSQHGENFSQIPNHNLNKKTSEVVKPWECNMCGKAFMRHSSLNRHKRSHTLPKPYKYQEYGTKPYNCKECGKAFSYLQPFQKHERNHSIEKSYKCKECGKSFRYRQSVRKHERTHTGEKPYQCKQCGKAFRYHQTFQTHERTHTGEKPYECKLCGKALSCPSSFRSHERTHTGEKPYECKKCSKAFSCPSSLRKHERTHTGEKPYDCKECGKAFISLGSFQRHMITHTGVGPYKCKECGKAFNCPSSYRIHERSHTGEKPYECKQCGRAFSCSSSFRTHERTHTGEKPYQCKECGKAFHWLTTFQVHVRTHTGEKPYICKQCGKALSCPTSFRRHERTHTAEKPYECKQCGKTFSSPLGLQIHGRTHTGEKPYKCEECGKAFVSLTSFRRHMMTHTGDGPYKCKECGKAFNCPSAFRIHERTHTGEKPYECKICGKAFSCSSYVQVHERTHTGEKPYECKECGKAFIYRTTFRGHMRMHTGEKPYICKDCGKAFSRPSSFRSHERIHTGEKLLEYNKTLTEETCNQTKKKKKNWRWLSWNALRQYG; this is translated from the exons gATTCAATGAGTTTTGAAGATGTAGCTATAAACTTCAGCCTGGAGGAGTGGGCACTGCTGGAttcttctcagaagaaactttacAGAGATGTGATGCGGGAAACATTGAGGAACCTGGCCTCAGTAG ggaaaaaatgGGAAGACTGTAACATTGAAGATCAGTACAAAGAGCAGGGAAGAAATCTAAG aagTCGTATAGTAGAGAGACTCtgtgaaaataaagaaagtagtCAACATGGAGAAAACTTCAGCCAGATTCCAAATCATAATTTAAACAAGAAAACTTCTGAAGTAGTAAAACCATGGGAGTGCAATATGTGTGGAAAAGCCTTCATGCGGCATTCGTCCCTTAATAGGCACAAAAGATCTCACACTCTGCCCAAACCATACAAGTATCAGGAATATGGAACGAAGCCTTATAATTGTaaggaatgtggaaaagccttcagtTATCTCCAGCCTTTTCAAAAACATGAAAGAAATCACAGTATAGAGAAATCCTacaaatgtaaggaatgtgggaaatCTTTTAGGTATCGCCAATCTGTTAGAAAACATGAAAGgactcacactggagagaaaccctatcaGTGTAAACAATGTGGAAAAGCCTTTAGATATCATCAAACTTTTCAAACACATGAAAGAACTCACACAGGAGAGAAGCCCTATGAGTGTAAGCTATGTGGTAAAGCCCTCAGTTGTCCCAGTTCCTTTCGAAGTCATGAAAGAACTCACACTGGAGAAAAACCGTATGAgtgtaaaaagtgcagtaaagcCTTCAGTTGCCCCAGTTCTCTTCGAAAACATGAAAGaactcatactggagagaaaccctatgactgtaaagaatgtgggaaagccttcattTCTCTCGGAAGCTTTCAAAGACATATGATAACGCACACTGGAGTTGGACCTTacaaatgtaaggaatgtgggaaggcATTCAATTGTCCCAGTTCATATCGAATACATGAAAGATCTCACACTGGAgaaaaaccctatgaatgtaagcAATGTGGTAGAGCCTTTAGTTGTTCCAGTTCCTTTCGAACACATGAAAGAACTCACACTGGAGAAAAACCCTAccaatgtaaggaatgtggaaaagccttccATTGGCTCACCACTTTTCAAGTCCATGTGCGaactcacactggagagaaaccctatatATGCAAGCAGTGTGGTAAAGCCCTCAGTTGTCCCACTTCTTTTCGAAGACATGAAAGGACTCACACTGctgagaaaccctatgaatgtaaacAGTGTGGGAAAACCTTCAGTTCTCCCCTAGGTTTGCAAATACATGGAAGaactcacactggagagaaaccctacaAATGTGAGGAATGTGGGAAAGCATTCGTTTCTCTCACCAGTTTCCGAAGACACATGATGACACACACTGGAGATGGACCTTataaatgtaaggaatgtgggaaagcaTTTAATTGTCCCAGTGCATTTCGAATACATGAAAGAACTCACACAggggagaaaccctatgaatgtaaaaTATGTGGTAAAGCCTTCAGTTGTTCCAGTTATGTTCAAGTACATGAAAGAACTCATACTggggagaaaccctatgaatgtaaggagtgtgggaaagccttcattTATCGCACAACCTTTCGAGGACACATGAGAATGCACACTGGAGAGAAGCCCTATATATGTAAAGATTGTGGGAAAGCCTTTAGTCGACCCAGTTCATTTAGAAGCCATGAAAgaattcacactggagagaaacttCTTGAAT ATAATAAGACTTTAACAGAAGAGACCtgtaatcagacaaaaaaaaaaaaaaaaaattggagatgGCTGTCCTGGAATGCATTACGTCAGTATGGGTAA